The following coding sequences lie in one Flagellimonas eckloniae genomic window:
- a CDS encoding ABC transporter ATP-binding protein, with protein MLLQLNNIFKWVNSGGQRIFLLKDINLNVEEGEFISIMGPSGSGKSTLLNVIGMLDGFEEGEYHFLDESVHSLKEKHRANLYKEYIGFVFQSYHLLDDLTVKENLEMPLLYKKFKGSERKAMVADMLDRFNIVGKKDLFPAQLSGGQQQLVGIARALISNPKLILADEPTGNLNSKQGEEIMELFKQLNEEGVTIIQVTHSEKNAEYGSRIINLLDGRMI; from the coding sequence ATGCTTTTACAATTAAACAATATTTTTAAATGGGTCAACTCAGGTGGCCAACGAATTTTTCTTTTAAAGGATATCAATCTTAATGTTGAAGAGGGAGAGTTTATCTCCATAATGGGGCCTTCCGGCTCTGGAAAATCGACCTTGCTCAATGTTATTGGAATGCTAGATGGATTTGAAGAGGGGGAATACCATTTTTTGGATGAATCCGTACATTCCCTAAAGGAAAAACATCGAGCCAATTTGTATAAAGAATATATTGGGTTTGTATTTCAATCCTATCATCTTTTAGACGATTTAACGGTTAAAGAAAACCTGGAAATGCCACTTCTCTACAAAAAATTTAAAGGTTCTGAACGTAAAGCCATGGTTGCCGATATGTTAGATCGATTTAATATTGTTGGAAAAAAGGATTTGTTTCCTGCCCAATTGAGCGGTGGCCAACAACAATTGGTTGGGATAGCACGAGCATTAATCTCTAACCCAAAGTTGATTTTAGCCGATGAGCCCACCGGAAATTTAAATTCCAAACAAGGAGAGGAAATTATGGAACTATTCAAGCAATTAAATGAAGAAGGAGTTACTATTATTCAGGTGACACATTCGGAAAAAAATGCAGAATATGGCTCCCGAATTATCAATCTTTTGGATGGACGGATGATTTAA
- a CDS encoding ABC transporter permease — protein sequence MFRNYLKIAWRNLARNKSFSLLNILGLSIGLAVTALILLWINFELGFNQFHEKKDRIYEVYNKYEIDGEIWTWNSTPKIMAATIKKDYPEVEAVSRFFYDNTFLFSKNEKRIKSTGTMVDPDFLKMFSFPLVEGDIETVLEDVNSVVITEDFAKKMFGNEPAVGKIVKVDNTDSFKVTGILKNLPQNSEFNFEFLMPWKYVKQKGWDDENWSNNSVATYVLLKEGVNYTVFSNKIKPLRKSYDKGAPDMITFLYPYNRSHLYSEFDNGEEIGGLIDLIRLFGIIAIIVLVIACINFMNLSTARSEKRAKEVGVRKAVGAQKGALISQFLGESILISFLSALLALAIVLIVLPSFSEQVVGRELTIEWANPWFWIAAISIILITGILAGSYPALYLSAFRPSSVLKGTFNKKNTLITPRKVLVIAQFSIAIILIISTLVVKKQIGIVQDRQLGYNKNNLVYIQMEGDIEKNYDLIKSELLDLGVASSISKTNSPITESWSNSWNVGWKGKDEENKTLVHRLVADEAVVKTMGLQLVEGRDFDLKKYATDSTAAILNESAVSLMELKNPIGQTIRDNGTDWHIVGVVKDFVFNSPFQKIEPMVIEGARAWFNVIHIKFNLERNMSDNLAFTKTIFNKYNPEYPFNYEFVDADYAEKFVTEERTEKLASLFSLLTILISCLGLFGLASYMAENRIKEIGVRKVLGASVSGITTLLSKDFLKLVLISIVIAIPISWYAMNQWLEEFDFRIAISWQIFALAGLLAMAIAFLTVSYQAIKAAKSNPVKSLRTE from the coding sequence ATGTTTAGAAACTATCTAAAAATCGCTTGGCGGAATCTAGCTCGAAACAAGAGTTTTTCACTACTTAATATTTTAGGCCTTTCCATTGGTTTGGCAGTGACCGCCCTTATTCTACTGTGGATCAATTTTGAACTTGGGTTTAATCAGTTTCACGAAAAGAAAGACCGTATTTATGAAGTATACAATAAGTACGAGATAGATGGTGAAATTTGGACATGGAATTCCACCCCAAAAATAATGGCGGCAACAATAAAAAAGGATTATCCAGAGGTCGAAGCTGTTTCTAGATTTTTTTATGACAATACATTTCTCTTTTCCAAAAATGAAAAACGAATAAAATCTACGGGTACCATGGTGGATCCCGATTTTTTGAAGATGTTCAGTTTTCCTCTTGTGGAGGGAGACATTGAAACTGTTCTTGAAGATGTAAATTCTGTGGTCATCACCGAAGACTTTGCAAAAAAAATGTTTGGTAATGAGCCTGCCGTGGGAAAAATAGTTAAGGTAGACAATACAGATAGTTTTAAGGTTACGGGCATTTTAAAAAATCTACCCCAAAATAGCGAATTCAATTTTGAATTTTTGATGCCTTGGAAGTATGTTAAGCAAAAGGGTTGGGATGATGAAAATTGGAGCAACAATTCCGTTGCCACCTATGTATTGTTAAAAGAAGGCGTTAATTATACTGTATTTTCCAACAAAATCAAACCGTTACGAAAGTCTTATGATAAGGGCGCGCCAGATATGATAACCTTTCTTTATCCATACAATAGGTCACACCTGTATTCAGAATTTGATAACGGAGAGGAGATAGGTGGTCTTATTGATTTAATTCGATTGTTTGGTATCATAGCAATTATAGTGTTAGTAATAGCATGTATCAACTTTATGAACTTGAGTACCGCCCGAAGCGAAAAAAGAGCTAAAGAGGTAGGTGTAAGAAAAGCGGTAGGCGCACAAAAAGGGGCTCTTATAAGTCAGTTTTTAGGGGAATCCATTTTAATTTCTTTTTTGTCCGCCTTGTTGGCATTGGCAATCGTTTTAATAGTACTTCCCTCTTTTTCCGAACAAGTAGTAGGCAGAGAGCTTACTATAGAATGGGCCAATCCATGGTTTTGGATTGCAGCAATAAGCATAATACTTATTACAGGGATTTTAGCGGGAAGTTATCCAGCCCTGTACCTATCCGCATTCAGACCGTCATCAGTTTTAAAGGGAACTTTCAATAAGAAAAATACATTAATAACTCCAAGAAAAGTCTTGGTCATAGCACAATTTTCAATTGCAATTATATTGATTATAAGCACTTTAGTGGTTAAAAAACAAATCGGCATCGTTCAAGACCGTCAGTTGGGCTACAATAAAAACAACTTAGTCTATATTCAAATGGAAGGTGATATTGAAAAAAACTATGACCTTATTAAATCAGAGTTACTGGATTTAGGTGTTGCTTCCTCCATTTCAAAAACAAATTCTCCCATTACTGAAAGTTGGAGCAATTCGTGGAACGTTGGCTGGAAAGGAAAGGATGAAGAGAACAAAACATTGGTGCATCGATTGGTAGCAGATGAGGCCGTGGTCAAGACCATGGGGTTGCAACTTGTTGAGGGCCGAGATTTTGATTTGAAAAAATATGCCACAGATTCAACCGCAGCAATACTCAACGAATCTGCAGTGTCGCTTATGGAACTAAAAAATCCGATAGGACAAACAATTAGAGACAATGGCACTGACTGGCATATTGTGGGTGTAGTAAAGGATTTTGTATTTAATTCCCCCTTTCAAAAGATAGAACCAATGGTCATTGAAGGGGCTAGGGCTTGGTTCAATGTTATACATATTAAATTTAACCTTGAAAGGAATATGTCTGATAATCTGGCTTTTACCAAAACCATTTTTAATAAGTACAACCCTGAATATCCGTTTAATTATGAATTTGTTGACGCCGATTATGCAGAAAAATTTGTTACTGAAGAACGGACCGAAAAACTAGCCAGTCTATTCAGTTTATTGACCATTTTGATTTCTTGTCTTGGATTATTTGGATTGGCCAGCTATATGGCCGAAAATAGAATAAAGGAAATAGGTGTTCGGAAAGTATTAGGGGCCTCAGTAAGTGGGATTACTACATTACTTTCCAAGGATTTTTTAAAGCTGGTTCTAATTTCAATTGTGATAGCAATTCCTATTTCATGGTATGCAATGAACCAATGGCTTGAAGAATTTGATTTTAGGATTGCCATTTCTTGGCAGATTTTTGCCCTCGCAGGCCTTCTTGCAATGGCAATTGCATTTCTAACTGTGAGTTATCAAGCAATCAAGGCGGCAAAATCTAACCCAGTAAAAAGTTTGCGAACAGAATAA